One genomic segment of Epinephelus fuscoguttatus linkage group LG19, E.fuscoguttatus.final_Chr_v1 includes these proteins:
- the LOC125880002 gene encoding uncharacterized protein LOC125880002, whose amino-acid sequence MHWLPLVAMVIASALPFPHNPVSRIAAATTEPGFDNRREHRHDSAAHLAAPPVDYNFHGNASQTDYNMAATLSQNTNRQNLQNHKDYVKSSADEETSTFKVENQGTYQSNSNSGSDDKSSDTVDVPTEGGTLRTEDISQDNSLPKDYKADSSSRRDYSSFVDFSKKDNLQDPTERLLPVSTAETHNAVSPAANLKGQRGPEPTVPSEKLRDAPTVETGSTPTPGAGRGPAEESLNLEAGLGLGTALDNILEGDEMFLDAHPRVLFSPSPSPPEHPPLLLMLETGLLEEDGEGEEQEDMDGHIEGHGDRAIDRSTTLSWADSSRVTEVARPVKRDKRSHLMDRRRGEKSVCEAESVWVTDKKTAIDSHGQKVTILQEIQTQTGPLKQYFYETRCREAEQTTNTGRSRAGAALKPVGTGVAGAGCLGVDKKQWVSECKAKQSYVRALTKDANNRTGWRWIRIDSSCVCVLLSRANQALGREVLTRRGRG is encoded by the coding sequence ATGCACTGGCTTCCcctggttgccatggtgattgccTCGGCCCTGCCCTTCCCTCACAACCCCGTGTCCAGGATTGCTGCCGCAACGACAGAGCCTGGCTTTGACAACCGCAGAGAGCACCGTCATGACTCGGCTGCTCACCTCGCAGCTCCCCCTGTGGACTACAACTTCCATGGAAATGCCTCACAAACGGACTACAACATGGCTGCTACCCTTAGCCAAAACACCAACAGACAAAACCTCCAGAACCATAAGGATTATGTGAAATCCTCCGCAGATGAAGAGACTTCCACGTTCAAAGTGGAGAATCAAGGAACCTACCAATCAAATAGCAACTCAGGCAGCGATGacaaaagcagtgacactgtgGATGTTCCCACAGAAGGAGGAACACTCAGGACCGAGGATATTTCGCAGGATAATTCTCTACCAAAGGATTACaaagctgacagcagcagcaggagagatTACTCCAGTTTTGTGGACTTTTCCAAGAAGGACAATCTTCAGGACCCTACAGAAAGACTGCTGCCGGTTTCCACGGCGGAAACGCATAATGCAGTCAGTCCTGCTGCTAATCTAAAGGGTCAAAGAGGACCAGAACCAACTGTTCCCTCGGAAAAGCTCAGAGATGCACCTACAGTTGAGACAGGAAGCACGCCGACACCTGGGGCTGGAAGAGGTCCAGCTGAGGAGAGCTTGAACCTGGAGGCAGGGCTGGGTCTGGGGACCGCGCTGGACAATATCTTAGAAGGGGACGAGATGTTTCTGGACGCACATCCGCGAGTCCTGTTCTCACCTTCCCCGTCGCCTCCAGAGCACCCACCTCTCCTGCTCATGTTGGAGACCGGCCTGCTGGAGGAGGACggggagggagaggagcaggaggacatGGACGGACACATCGAGGGTCACGGGGACCGGGCGATCGACAGGAGCACGACTCTGAGTTGGGCAGACTCTTCCAGAGTTACAGAGGTTGCCCGCCCTGTCAAAAGGGATAAACGCTCACACTTGATGGACAGAAGGAGAGGGGAAAAGTCAGTGTGCGAGGCGGAAAGTGTTTGGGTCACTGACAAGAAGACTGCCATCGACTCCCACGGTCAGAAGGTCACCATCTTACAGGAGATCCAGACGCAGACAGGACCACTCAAACAGTACTTCTATGAGACTCGTTGCCGTGAGGCCGAGCAGACAACCAACACTGGCAGGTCGAGGGCCGGCGCTGCACTTAAACCTGTTGGGACGGGCGTAGCTGGGGCCGGCTGCTTGGGCGTGGATAAAAAACAGTGGGTGAGTGAGTGTAAAGCCAAGCAGTCGTACGTCCGAGCGCTCACCAAAGACGCTAACAACAGAACCGGATGGAGGTGGATCCGCATCGACTcgtcctgtgtctgtgtgctgctgtccagAGCCAATCAGGCGCTGGGAAGGGAGGTCTTGACGAGGAGGGGGagaggctga